A single region of the Lycium barbarum isolate Lr01 chromosome 2, ASM1917538v2, whole genome shotgun sequence genome encodes:
- the LOC132625552 gene encoding glutamate--glyoxylate aminotransferase 2 isoform X1: MPATWSKYDKKRPRKSLPHLLNSIVLPFLELLYSRTRVVKVKEVLLFKMSSKPLDYENLNENVKKCQYAVRGELYLRASQLQKEGKKIIFTNVGNPHALGQKPLTFPRQVIALCQAPFLLDDPNVGLLFPADAIARAKHYLSLNSGGLGAYSDSRGIPGVRKEIADFIERRDGYPSDPELIFLTDGASKGIMQILHTIIRGPADGVLVPVPQYPLYSATISLYGGSLVPYYLEETADWGLDINDLQQSIGQARQNGITVRAMVIINPGNPTGQCLSEANLRQIIQFCYEENLVLLGDEVYQQNIYQDEHPFISARKVLFDMGPPISKELQLVSFHTVSKGYWGECGQRGGYFEMTNIPSKSVEEIYKVASISLSPNVSAQIFLGLLANPPKPGDISYEQFSRESKGILESLRRRAHLMTDGFNSCRNVVCNFTEGAMYSFPQIKLPPGAIVAAKELGKAPDVFYCLKLLEATGISTVPGSGFGQKEGVFHLRTTILPAEEDMPAIMASFKKFNDEFMQQYE, encoded by the exons GTTAAGGAGGTGCTATTGTTTAAAATGTCGTCAAAGCCGTTAGACTATGAGAATTTGAATGAAAATGTGAAGAAGTGTCAATATGCAGTTAGAGGTGAGCTCTATCTTCGAGCTTCTCAACTTCAGAAGGAAGGCAAAAAG ATTATATTCACAAATGTTGGTAATCCTCACGCCCTCGGGCAGAAGCCACTGACGTTTCCACGCCAG GTCATTGCTCTCTGCCAAGCTCCATTTTTACTGGATGATCCTAATGTTGGACTCTTATTCCCTGCTGATGCAATCGCAAGGGCTAAACATTATCTTTCGTTGAACTCAGGAGGTCTAG GTGCTTATAGCGACTCCCGTGGCATTCCTGGTGTAAGGAAAGAAATTGCAGATTTCATTGAGAGACGTGATGGATATCCGAG TGATCCAGAACTCATATTTCTAACGGACGGTGCCAGCAAAGGAATAATGCAGATATTACATACTATCATCCGGGGCCCTGCTGACGGG GTGTTGGTCCCGGTTCCACAGTATCCGCTATACTCCGCTACAATATCACTGTACGGGGGTTCTCTTGTTCCATACTATCTTGAAGAGACTGCGGACTGGGGCCTTGATATCAATGATCTTCAGCAATCTATTGGACAAGCCCGACAAAACGGAATAACT GTACGAGCAATGGTGATTATAAACCCCGGAAATCCTACTGGACAGTGTCTTAGTGAAGCAAATCTTAGACAAATAATACAATTCTGCTATGAAGAAAATTTGGTTTTACTTGGAGATGAAGTTTATCAGCAAAATATTTACCAAGATGAGCACCCTTTCATAAGTGCAAGgaag GTTTTATTTGATATGGGTCCGCCCATAAGCAAGGAGCTTCAACTAGTTTCGTTTCATACAGTTTCCAAAGGTTATTGGGGAGAATGCGGACAGCGTGGTGGATACTTTGAGATGACCAACATTCCTTCCAAG TCTGTTGAAGAGATATACAAGGTTGCTTCGATATCGCTCAGTCCAAATGTGTCTGCACAGATATTT TTGGGGTTACTGGCAAACCCCCCTAAGCCCGGAGATATCTCATATGAGCAATTTTCCAGAGAAAG CAAAGGGATCCTTGAGTCGCTAAGGAGGAGGGCACATCTAATGACCGACGGGTTCAATAGCTGCAGAAATGTTGTTTGTAATTTCACAGAAG GCGCTATGTATTCCTTCCCACAAATTAAATTGCCTCCCGGAGCGATAGTCGCTGCGAAGGAACTCGGGAAAGCTCCTGATGTTTTCTATTGTCTCAAGCTATTGGAAGCGACGGGCATCTCCACCGTCCCGGGTTCGGGTTTTGGTCAAAAGGAAGG GGTGTTCCACCTAAGGACAACTATCTTGCCAGCAGAAGAAGATATGCCTGCAATAATGGCTAGTTTCAAAAAGTTCAACGATGAATTCATGCAGCAATATGAATAA
- the LOC132625552 gene encoding glutamate--glyoxylate aminotransferase 2 isoform X2 has protein sequence MVKEVLLFKMSSKPLDYENLNENVKKCQYAVRGELYLRASQLQKEGKKIIFTNVGNPHALGQKPLTFPRQVIALCQAPFLLDDPNVGLLFPADAIARAKHYLSLNSGGLGAYSDSRGIPGVRKEIADFIERRDGYPSDPELIFLTDGASKGIMQILHTIIRGPADGVLVPVPQYPLYSATISLYGGSLVPYYLEETADWGLDINDLQQSIGQARQNGITVRAMVIINPGNPTGQCLSEANLRQIIQFCYEENLVLLGDEVYQQNIYQDEHPFISARKVLFDMGPPISKELQLVSFHTVSKGYWGECGQRGGYFEMTNIPSKSVEEIYKVASISLSPNVSAQIFLGLLANPPKPGDISYEQFSRESKGILESLRRRAHLMTDGFNSCRNVVCNFTEGAMYSFPQIKLPPGAIVAAKELGKAPDVFYCLKLLEATGISTVPGSGFGQKEGVFHLRTTILPAEEDMPAIMASFKKFNDEFMQQYE, from the exons GTTAAGGAGGTGCTATTGTTTAAAATGTCGTCAAAGCCGTTAGACTATGAGAATTTGAATGAAAATGTGAAGAAGTGTCAATATGCAGTTAGAGGTGAGCTCTATCTTCGAGCTTCTCAACTTCAGAAGGAAGGCAAAAAG ATTATATTCACAAATGTTGGTAATCCTCACGCCCTCGGGCAGAAGCCACTGACGTTTCCACGCCAG GTCATTGCTCTCTGCCAAGCTCCATTTTTACTGGATGATCCTAATGTTGGACTCTTATTCCCTGCTGATGCAATCGCAAGGGCTAAACATTATCTTTCGTTGAACTCAGGAGGTCTAG GTGCTTATAGCGACTCCCGTGGCATTCCTGGTGTAAGGAAAGAAATTGCAGATTTCATTGAGAGACGTGATGGATATCCGAG TGATCCAGAACTCATATTTCTAACGGACGGTGCCAGCAAAGGAATAATGCAGATATTACATACTATCATCCGGGGCCCTGCTGACGGG GTGTTGGTCCCGGTTCCACAGTATCCGCTATACTCCGCTACAATATCACTGTACGGGGGTTCTCTTGTTCCATACTATCTTGAAGAGACTGCGGACTGGGGCCTTGATATCAATGATCTTCAGCAATCTATTGGACAAGCCCGACAAAACGGAATAACT GTACGAGCAATGGTGATTATAAACCCCGGAAATCCTACTGGACAGTGTCTTAGTGAAGCAAATCTTAGACAAATAATACAATTCTGCTATGAAGAAAATTTGGTTTTACTTGGAGATGAAGTTTATCAGCAAAATATTTACCAAGATGAGCACCCTTTCATAAGTGCAAGgaag GTTTTATTTGATATGGGTCCGCCCATAAGCAAGGAGCTTCAACTAGTTTCGTTTCATACAGTTTCCAAAGGTTATTGGGGAGAATGCGGACAGCGTGGTGGATACTTTGAGATGACCAACATTCCTTCCAAG TCTGTTGAAGAGATATACAAGGTTGCTTCGATATCGCTCAGTCCAAATGTGTCTGCACAGATATTT TTGGGGTTACTGGCAAACCCCCCTAAGCCCGGAGATATCTCATATGAGCAATTTTCCAGAGAAAG CAAAGGGATCCTTGAGTCGCTAAGGAGGAGGGCACATCTAATGACCGACGGGTTCAATAGCTGCAGAAATGTTGTTTGTAATTTCACAGAAG GCGCTATGTATTCCTTCCCACAAATTAAATTGCCTCCCGGAGCGATAGTCGCTGCGAAGGAACTCGGGAAAGCTCCTGATGTTTTCTATTGTCTCAAGCTATTGGAAGCGACGGGCATCTCCACCGTCCCGGGTTCGGGTTTTGGTCAAAAGGAAGG GGTGTTCCACCTAAGGACAACTATCTTGCCAGCAGAAGAAGATATGCCTGCAATAATGGCTAGTTTCAAAAAGTTCAACGATGAATTCATGCAGCAATATGAATAA
- the LOC132625552 gene encoding glutamate--glyoxylate aminotransferase 2 isoform X3, producing the protein MSSKPLDYENLNENVKKCQYAVRGELYLRASQLQKEGKKIIFTNVGNPHALGQKPLTFPRQVIALCQAPFLLDDPNVGLLFPADAIARAKHYLSLNSGGLGAYSDSRGIPGVRKEIADFIERRDGYPSDPELIFLTDGASKGIMQILHTIIRGPADGVLVPVPQYPLYSATISLYGGSLVPYYLEETADWGLDINDLQQSIGQARQNGITVRAMVIINPGNPTGQCLSEANLRQIIQFCYEENLVLLGDEVYQQNIYQDEHPFISARKVLFDMGPPISKELQLVSFHTVSKGYWGECGQRGGYFEMTNIPSKSVEEIYKVASISLSPNVSAQIFLGLLANPPKPGDISYEQFSRESKGILESLRRRAHLMTDGFNSCRNVVCNFTEGAMYSFPQIKLPPGAIVAAKELGKAPDVFYCLKLLEATGISTVPGSGFGQKEGVFHLRTTILPAEEDMPAIMASFKKFNDEFMQQYE; encoded by the exons ATGTCGTCAAAGCCGTTAGACTATGAGAATTTGAATGAAAATGTGAAGAAGTGTCAATATGCAGTTAGAGGTGAGCTCTATCTTCGAGCTTCTCAACTTCAGAAGGAAGGCAAAAAG ATTATATTCACAAATGTTGGTAATCCTCACGCCCTCGGGCAGAAGCCACTGACGTTTCCACGCCAG GTCATTGCTCTCTGCCAAGCTCCATTTTTACTGGATGATCCTAATGTTGGACTCTTATTCCCTGCTGATGCAATCGCAAGGGCTAAACATTATCTTTCGTTGAACTCAGGAGGTCTAG GTGCTTATAGCGACTCCCGTGGCATTCCTGGTGTAAGGAAAGAAATTGCAGATTTCATTGAGAGACGTGATGGATATCCGAG TGATCCAGAACTCATATTTCTAACGGACGGTGCCAGCAAAGGAATAATGCAGATATTACATACTATCATCCGGGGCCCTGCTGACGGG GTGTTGGTCCCGGTTCCACAGTATCCGCTATACTCCGCTACAATATCACTGTACGGGGGTTCTCTTGTTCCATACTATCTTGAAGAGACTGCGGACTGGGGCCTTGATATCAATGATCTTCAGCAATCTATTGGACAAGCCCGACAAAACGGAATAACT GTACGAGCAATGGTGATTATAAACCCCGGAAATCCTACTGGACAGTGTCTTAGTGAAGCAAATCTTAGACAAATAATACAATTCTGCTATGAAGAAAATTTGGTTTTACTTGGAGATGAAGTTTATCAGCAAAATATTTACCAAGATGAGCACCCTTTCATAAGTGCAAGgaag GTTTTATTTGATATGGGTCCGCCCATAAGCAAGGAGCTTCAACTAGTTTCGTTTCATACAGTTTCCAAAGGTTATTGGGGAGAATGCGGACAGCGTGGTGGATACTTTGAGATGACCAACATTCCTTCCAAG TCTGTTGAAGAGATATACAAGGTTGCTTCGATATCGCTCAGTCCAAATGTGTCTGCACAGATATTT TTGGGGTTACTGGCAAACCCCCCTAAGCCCGGAGATATCTCATATGAGCAATTTTCCAGAGAAAG CAAAGGGATCCTTGAGTCGCTAAGGAGGAGGGCACATCTAATGACCGACGGGTTCAATAGCTGCAGAAATGTTGTTTGTAATTTCACAGAAG GCGCTATGTATTCCTTCCCACAAATTAAATTGCCTCCCGGAGCGATAGTCGCTGCGAAGGAACTCGGGAAAGCTCCTGATGTTTTCTATTGTCTCAAGCTATTGGAAGCGACGGGCATCTCCACCGTCCCGGGTTCGGGTTTTGGTCAAAAGGAAGG GGTGTTCCACCTAAGGACAACTATCTTGCCAGCAGAAGAAGATATGCCTGCAATAATGGCTAGTTTCAAAAAGTTCAACGATGAATTCATGCAGCAATATGAATAA